A window of Tursiops truncatus isolate mTurTru1 chromosome 8, mTurTru1.mat.Y, whole genome shotgun sequence contains these coding sequences:
- the PRR33 gene encoding proline-rich protein 33 — translation MLTSAASVAPEMAGRRPPGPPGPPPPLLPKPGKDNLRLQKLLRKAARKRTSRAGPPAPPGAFRTSLSPVSEAGHDQETPAPRPAEAPRAVATLPCSPHTRVIHHVASPLQRSTFSISLTQLRSLASRSKPTGPRLAAPVPEPAQSPCGFAQVSGPTVRGTHNSQVHFRRAPSPQAGTPAPSPMAPDGGPGDRAQGTAIRPPRAQPLLPVVRIHSPPARAQAASPRHGEPSVPRPAPGFQASGPREASSRVVVSIAPTYRSPGPSPYRPASVAPEAGHREDPAPAGPAAEAEQVSSPREASSPAPPSGTHPCPVPKVAPKPQLSGWTRLKKQLLEEAPFPGPEPSPGHAGLGGAAPTDSAPRPAPASRSSRMWDAVLCRMSVAESRGGQVGPRDGVRAPPGLSRLPFLYWPRFNARKLQEVAAQPPPMRYPIPALSPQPQNFNRSAAGWRPQ, via the coding sequence ATGCTCACCTCGGCTGCCTCCGTGGCCCCTGAGATGGCTGGCCGGCGCCCCCCGGGGCCCCCGGGACCCCCCCCACCGCTGCTGCCCAAGCCCGGGAAGGACAACCTGCGTCTGCAGAAGCTCCTGAGGAAGGCAGCCCGGAAGAGGACAAGCAGGGCCGGGCCGCCTGCCCCGCCCGGGGCTTTCCGCACGTCCTTATCCCCCGTGAGCGAGGCCGGCCATGACCAGGAGACCCCGGCCCCGCGGCCCGCGGAGGCGCCGCGGGCGGTGGccaccctgccctgctcccccCACACCCGCGTCATCCACCACGTGGCGTCCCCCCTGCAGAGGTCCACGTTCTCCATCAGCCTCACCCAGCTCAGGAGCCTGGCTTCACGCTCCAAGCCCACGGGGCCCCGGCTCGCAGCCCCGGTGCCAGAACCCGCCCAGTCCCCCTGCGGCTTTGCCCAGGTCTCAGGCCCCACCGTGAGGGGCACCCACAACAGCCAGGTGCACTTCCGCCGGGCACCGTCCCCACAGGCCGGGACCCCTGCGCCCTCCCCAATGGCCCCGGATGGTGGGCCTGGCGACCGGGCCCAGGGCACAGCCATCCGCCCTCCCAGGGCTCAGCCCCTGCTGCCTGTGGTCCGCATCCACTCACCGCCCGCCAGGGCCCAGGCTGCCAGCCCTCGGCACGGCGAGCCCTCTGTGCCCAGGCCGGCCCCCGGCTTCCAGGCCTCAGGGCCCAGAGAGGCCAGCAGCCGGGTGGTGGTGTCCATTGCCCCCACCTACCGCTCACCAGGACCCTCGCCTTACAGGCCGGCCTCTGTGGCCCCCGAAGCCGGGCACCGGGAGGACCCCGCCCCGGCCGGCCCTGCCGCTGAGGCTGAGCAGGTCTCCAGCCCCCGAGAGGCCTCATCCCCTGCCCCACCGTCAGGCACCCACCCGTGCCCTGTCCCCAAAGTCGCGCCCAAGCCCCAGCTCAGCGGCTGGACACGCCTCAAGAAGCAGCTGCTGGAAGAGGCCCCCTTCCCGGGGCCAGAGCCGAGCCCGGGGCAcgcggggctgggaggggcagccCCCACTGACTCGGCGCCCCGGCCGGCCCCCGCCTCACGGTCCTCCAGGATGTGGGACGCAGTGCTGTGCCGCATGTCAGTGGCAGAGTCCCGTGGCGGCCAGGTGGGGCCCCGGGATGGGGTGCGCGCCCCGCCTGGCCTCAGCCGCCTGCCCTTCCTTTACTGGCCTCGCTTCAACGCCCGGAAACTGCAGGAGGTGGCCGCCCAGCCCCCTCCCATGCGCTACCCCATCCCggccctgagcccccagccccagaaCTTCAATCGTTCGGCAGCTGGCTGGAGGCCCCAGTGA
- the LSP1 gene encoding lymphocyte-specific protein 1 isoform X1, whose protein sequence is MRLELVLCGQPPGPIPRRSARVMQLATQWSVEGEEGAARGQREQERAWQLRAQDEGEGGQSLEQLEQEKLLSPKPSEGPELDEDEGFGDWSQKPEERRQHRGAGETVDGGAPPQRESPEGGQEEDRPRQHAFGSQGGDELTPAGVCLEELRLSPDSEPQEGPGTEDTEPNGPEGAVQGSPGLAETEEAEDEQHQRCQQRRTPSPLVLEGTDPGSPPLSPSTKLSDRTESLHRSIQKSNSMKKSQPALPISTIEERLEQYTQAIETSGRTPKLARQPSIELPSMAVASTKSRWETGEVQAQSSAKSPTCKDIVAGDLSKRNLWEQKGGPKASPKLKSTPSAKRYKFVATGHGKYEKVLVDEGSAP, encoded by the exons ATGCGGCTGGAGCTGGTGCTGTGCGGTCAGCCCCCGGGTCCCATCCCCCGGAGGTCGGCCCGGGTGATGCA GCTCGCCACTCAGTGGAGCGTGGAAGGAGAGGAGGGTGCCGCCCGGGGGCAGCGCGAGCAGGAGAGGGCCTGGCAGCTTCGGGCCCAGGATGAGGGCGAAGGAGGCCAGTCCCTGGAGCAGCTAGAGCAGGAGAAGCT CCTCAGCCCGAAGCCCTCGGAGGGCCCTGAACTGGACGAGGACGAGGGTTTCGGCGACTGGTCCCAGAAGCCGGAGGAGCGGCGGCAGCACCGCGGGGCTGGGGAGACCGTGGACGGTGGGGCCCCCCCTCAGCGCGAGAGTCCGGagggggggcaggaggaggacag GCCCCGCCAGCACGCCTTTGGGAGCCAGGGTGGCGACGAGCTGACCCCAGCCGGGGTCTGTCTGGAGGAGCTGCGTCTGAGCCCCGACTCAGAGCCCCAGGAGGGGCCGGGAACAGAGGACACAGAGCCCAACGGCCCCGAGGGAGCCgtccagggaagcccagggctggcAGAGACCGAGGAGGCAGAGGATGAGCAG CACCAGAGATGCCAGCAGCGCAGGACGCCCAGCCCCTTGGTCTTGGAGGGGACGGACCCGGGCTCGCCTCCCCTGAGCCCCAGCACCAAA CTCAGCGACAGAACTGAGTCCCTGCACCGCTCCATTCAGAAGAG tAACAGCATGAAGAAGtcccagccagccctgcccatcTCCACGATTGAAGAGAGGCTGGAGCAGTACACGCAGGCCATCGAG ACCTCTGGCCGGACCCCAAAGCTAGCCCGCCAGCCGTCCATCGAGCTGCCCAGCATGGCCGTGGCGAGCACCAAGAGTCGCTGGGAGACGGGAGAGGTGCAGGCTCAGTCCTCCGCCAAGTCCCCCACCTGTAAG GATATTGTCGCTGGAGACCTGAGCAAGAGGAACCTCTGGGAGCAGAAAGGAGGCCCCAAGGCTTCGCCGAAGCTCAAG AGCACCCCGTCTGCCAAGAGGTACAAGTTTGTGGCCACTGGACACGGGAAGTACGAGAAAGTGCTCGTGGACGAGGGCTCGGCGCCCTAG
- the LSP1 gene encoding lymphocyte-specific protein 1 isoform X3, which produces MSSSALLRRNSSKQGLESLLRLATQWSVEGEEGAARGQREQERAWQLRAQDEGEGGQSLEQLEQEKLLSPKPSEGPELDEDEGFGDWSQKPEERRQHRGAGETVDGGAPPQRESPEGGQEEDRPRQHAFGSQGGDELTPAGVCLEELRLSPDSEPQEGPGTEDTEPNGPEGAVQGSPGLAETEEAEDEQHQRCQQRRTPSPLVLEGTDPGSPPLSPSTKLSDRTESLHRSIQKSNSMKKSQPALPISTIEERLEQYTQAIETSGRTPKLARQPSIELPSMAVASTKSRWETGEVQAQSSAKSPTCKDIVAGDLSKRNLWEQKGGPKASPKLKSTPSAKRYKFVATGHGKYEKVLVDEGSAP; this is translated from the exons ATGAGCAGCTCTGCGCTCCTGAGAAGGAATTCTAGCAAACAGGGCCTGGAGAGCCTCCTGAG GCTCGCCACTCAGTGGAGCGTGGAAGGAGAGGAGGGTGCCGCCCGGGGGCAGCGCGAGCAGGAGAGGGCCTGGCAGCTTCGGGCCCAGGATGAGGGCGAAGGAGGCCAGTCCCTGGAGCAGCTAGAGCAGGAGAAGCT CCTCAGCCCGAAGCCCTCGGAGGGCCCTGAACTGGACGAGGACGAGGGTTTCGGCGACTGGTCCCAGAAGCCGGAGGAGCGGCGGCAGCACCGCGGGGCTGGGGAGACCGTGGACGGTGGGGCCCCCCCTCAGCGCGAGAGTCCGGagggggggcaggaggaggacag GCCCCGCCAGCACGCCTTTGGGAGCCAGGGTGGCGACGAGCTGACCCCAGCCGGGGTCTGTCTGGAGGAGCTGCGTCTGAGCCCCGACTCAGAGCCCCAGGAGGGGCCGGGAACAGAGGACACAGAGCCCAACGGCCCCGAGGGAGCCgtccagggaagcccagggctggcAGAGACCGAGGAGGCAGAGGATGAGCAG CACCAGAGATGCCAGCAGCGCAGGACGCCCAGCCCCTTGGTCTTGGAGGGGACGGACCCGGGCTCGCCTCCCCTGAGCCCCAGCACCAAA CTCAGCGACAGAACTGAGTCCCTGCACCGCTCCATTCAGAAGAG tAACAGCATGAAGAAGtcccagccagccctgcccatcTCCACGATTGAAGAGAGGCTGGAGCAGTACACGCAGGCCATCGAG ACCTCTGGCCGGACCCCAAAGCTAGCCCGCCAGCCGTCCATCGAGCTGCCCAGCATGGCCGTGGCGAGCACCAAGAGTCGCTGGGAGACGGGAGAGGTGCAGGCTCAGTCCTCCGCCAAGTCCCCCACCTGTAAG GATATTGTCGCTGGAGACCTGAGCAAGAGGAACCTCTGGGAGCAGAAAGGAGGCCCCAAGGCTTCGCCGAAGCTCAAG AGCACCCCGTCTGCCAAGAGGTACAAGTTTGTGGCCACTGGACACGGGAAGTACGAGAAAGTGCTCGTGGACGAGGGCTCGGCGCCCTAG
- the LSP1 gene encoding lymphocyte-specific protein 1 isoform X2, protein MAMAEAPSHPGSEELLVEEGTGLATQWSVEGEEGAARGQREQERAWQLRAQDEGEGGQSLEQLEQEKLLSPKPSEGPELDEDEGFGDWSQKPEERRQHRGAGETVDGGAPPQRESPEGGQEEDRPRQHAFGSQGGDELTPAGVCLEELRLSPDSEPQEGPGTEDTEPNGPEGAVQGSPGLAETEEAEDEQHQRCQQRRTPSPLVLEGTDPGSPPLSPSTKLSDRTESLHRSIQKSNSMKKSQPALPISTIEERLEQYTQAIETSGRTPKLARQPSIELPSMAVASTKSRWETGEVQAQSSAKSPTCKDIVAGDLSKRNLWEQKGGPKASPKLKSTPSAKRYKFVATGHGKYEKVLVDEGSAP, encoded by the exons GCTCGCCACTCAGTGGAGCGTGGAAGGAGAGGAGGGTGCCGCCCGGGGGCAGCGCGAGCAGGAGAGGGCCTGGCAGCTTCGGGCCCAGGATGAGGGCGAAGGAGGCCAGTCCCTGGAGCAGCTAGAGCAGGAGAAGCT CCTCAGCCCGAAGCCCTCGGAGGGCCCTGAACTGGACGAGGACGAGGGTTTCGGCGACTGGTCCCAGAAGCCGGAGGAGCGGCGGCAGCACCGCGGGGCTGGGGAGACCGTGGACGGTGGGGCCCCCCCTCAGCGCGAGAGTCCGGagggggggcaggaggaggacag GCCCCGCCAGCACGCCTTTGGGAGCCAGGGTGGCGACGAGCTGACCCCAGCCGGGGTCTGTCTGGAGGAGCTGCGTCTGAGCCCCGACTCAGAGCCCCAGGAGGGGCCGGGAACAGAGGACACAGAGCCCAACGGCCCCGAGGGAGCCgtccagggaagcccagggctggcAGAGACCGAGGAGGCAGAGGATGAGCAG CACCAGAGATGCCAGCAGCGCAGGACGCCCAGCCCCTTGGTCTTGGAGGGGACGGACCCGGGCTCGCCTCCCCTGAGCCCCAGCACCAAA CTCAGCGACAGAACTGAGTCCCTGCACCGCTCCATTCAGAAGAG tAACAGCATGAAGAAGtcccagccagccctgcccatcTCCACGATTGAAGAGAGGCTGGAGCAGTACACGCAGGCCATCGAG ACCTCTGGCCGGACCCCAAAGCTAGCCCGCCAGCCGTCCATCGAGCTGCCCAGCATGGCCGTGGCGAGCACCAAGAGTCGCTGGGAGACGGGAGAGGTGCAGGCTCAGTCCTCCGCCAAGTCCCCCACCTGTAAG GATATTGTCGCTGGAGACCTGAGCAAGAGGAACCTCTGGGAGCAGAAAGGAGGCCCCAAGGCTTCGCCGAAGCTCAAG AGCACCCCGTCTGCCAAGAGGTACAAGTTTGTGGCCACTGGACACGGGAAGTACGAGAAAGTGCTCGTGGACGAGGGCTCGGCGCCCTAG
- the LSP1 gene encoding lymphocyte-specific protein 1 isoform X4 yields MRLELVLCGQPPGPIPRRLATQWSVEGEEGAARGQREQERAWQLRAQDEGEGGQSLEQLEQEKLLSPKPSEGPELDEDEGFGDWSQKPEERRQHRGAGETVDGGAPPQRESPEGGQEEDRPRQHAFGSQGGDELTPAGVCLEELRLSPDSEPQEGPGTEDTEPNGPEGAVQGSPGLAETEEAEDEQHQRCQQRRTPSPLVLEGTDPGSPPLSPSTKLSDRTESLHRSIQKSNSMKKSQPALPISTIEERLEQYTQAIETSGRTPKLARQPSIELPSMAVASTKSRWETGEVQAQSSAKSPTCKDIVAGDLSKRNLWEQKGGPKASPKLKSTPSAKRYKFVATGHGKYEKVLVDEGSAP; encoded by the exons ATGCGGCTGGAGCTGGTGCTGTGCGGTCAGCCCCCGGGTCCCATCCCCCGGAG GCTCGCCACTCAGTGGAGCGTGGAAGGAGAGGAGGGTGCCGCCCGGGGGCAGCGCGAGCAGGAGAGGGCCTGGCAGCTTCGGGCCCAGGATGAGGGCGAAGGAGGCCAGTCCCTGGAGCAGCTAGAGCAGGAGAAGCT CCTCAGCCCGAAGCCCTCGGAGGGCCCTGAACTGGACGAGGACGAGGGTTTCGGCGACTGGTCCCAGAAGCCGGAGGAGCGGCGGCAGCACCGCGGGGCTGGGGAGACCGTGGACGGTGGGGCCCCCCCTCAGCGCGAGAGTCCGGagggggggcaggaggaggacag GCCCCGCCAGCACGCCTTTGGGAGCCAGGGTGGCGACGAGCTGACCCCAGCCGGGGTCTGTCTGGAGGAGCTGCGTCTGAGCCCCGACTCAGAGCCCCAGGAGGGGCCGGGAACAGAGGACACAGAGCCCAACGGCCCCGAGGGAGCCgtccagggaagcccagggctggcAGAGACCGAGGAGGCAGAGGATGAGCAG CACCAGAGATGCCAGCAGCGCAGGACGCCCAGCCCCTTGGTCTTGGAGGGGACGGACCCGGGCTCGCCTCCCCTGAGCCCCAGCACCAAA CTCAGCGACAGAACTGAGTCCCTGCACCGCTCCATTCAGAAGAG tAACAGCATGAAGAAGtcccagccagccctgcccatcTCCACGATTGAAGAGAGGCTGGAGCAGTACACGCAGGCCATCGAG ACCTCTGGCCGGACCCCAAAGCTAGCCCGCCAGCCGTCCATCGAGCTGCCCAGCATGGCCGTGGCGAGCACCAAGAGTCGCTGGGAGACGGGAGAGGTGCAGGCTCAGTCCTCCGCCAAGTCCCCCACCTGTAAG GATATTGTCGCTGGAGACCTGAGCAAGAGGAACCTCTGGGAGCAGAAAGGAGGCCCCAAGGCTTCGCCGAAGCTCAAG AGCACCCCGTCTGCCAAGAGGTACAAGTTTGTGGCCACTGGACACGGGAAGTACGAGAAAGTGCTCGTGGACGAGGGCTCGGCGCCCTAG
- the LSP1 gene encoding lymphocyte-specific protein 1 isoform X5, translated as MAMAEAPSHPGSEELLVEEGTGLSPKPSEGPELDEDEGFGDWSQKPEERRQHRGAGETVDGGAPPQRESPEGGQEEDRPRQHAFGSQGGDELTPAGVCLEELRLSPDSEPQEGPGTEDTEPNGPEGAVQGSPGLAETEEAEDEQHQRCQQRRTPSPLVLEGTDPGSPPLSPSTKLSDRTESLHRSIQKSNSMKKSQPALPISTIEERLEQYTQAIETSGRTPKLARQPSIELPSMAVASTKSRWETGEVQAQSSAKSPTCKDIVAGDLSKRNLWEQKGGPKASPKLKSTPSAKRYKFVATGHGKYEKVLVDEGSAP; from the exons CCTCAGCCCGAAGCCCTCGGAGGGCCCTGAACTGGACGAGGACGAGGGTTTCGGCGACTGGTCCCAGAAGCCGGAGGAGCGGCGGCAGCACCGCGGGGCTGGGGAGACCGTGGACGGTGGGGCCCCCCCTCAGCGCGAGAGTCCGGagggggggcaggaggaggacag GCCCCGCCAGCACGCCTTTGGGAGCCAGGGTGGCGACGAGCTGACCCCAGCCGGGGTCTGTCTGGAGGAGCTGCGTCTGAGCCCCGACTCAGAGCCCCAGGAGGGGCCGGGAACAGAGGACACAGAGCCCAACGGCCCCGAGGGAGCCgtccagggaagcccagggctggcAGAGACCGAGGAGGCAGAGGATGAGCAG CACCAGAGATGCCAGCAGCGCAGGACGCCCAGCCCCTTGGTCTTGGAGGGGACGGACCCGGGCTCGCCTCCCCTGAGCCCCAGCACCAAA CTCAGCGACAGAACTGAGTCCCTGCACCGCTCCATTCAGAAGAG tAACAGCATGAAGAAGtcccagccagccctgcccatcTCCACGATTGAAGAGAGGCTGGAGCAGTACACGCAGGCCATCGAG ACCTCTGGCCGGACCCCAAAGCTAGCCCGCCAGCCGTCCATCGAGCTGCCCAGCATGGCCGTGGCGAGCACCAAGAGTCGCTGGGAGACGGGAGAGGTGCAGGCTCAGTCCTCCGCCAAGTCCCCCACCTGTAAG GATATTGTCGCTGGAGACCTGAGCAAGAGGAACCTCTGGGAGCAGAAAGGAGGCCCCAAGGCTTCGCCGAAGCTCAAG AGCACCCCGTCTGCCAAGAGGTACAAGTTTGTGGCCACTGGACACGGGAAGTACGAGAAAGTGCTCGTGGACGAGGGCTCGGCGCCCTAG